From the Saccharomycodes ludwigii strain NBRC 1722 chromosome I, whole genome shotgun sequence genome, one window contains:
- the STE6 gene encoding ATP-binding cassette a-factor transporter STE6 (similar to Saccharomyces cerevisiae YKL209C | STE6 | STErile), whose product MDKILNFQKHKTTSFLYSKNIYFFVDKSKDWKILLIISLTTIIQGIVPCIISILTGKCFGLLENTTSISLSSNGNINNQLTLKPMAILATGAAALPIAWVNIAKWMDLGERQSIRSRRRLLLGYLGKHMGWYDKEIKLSGSFTQTNRCVEELRNSSSQASAVIFQNFVTIISLILTAFTYSWSMTLVILASSPVIAIIASRCSTIIEKYTKLENNESMKGANKVLWCVDSQIMVKLFSTQMLELLNFRKIARNCNNYFIKYAFAFSLNQGCLRCLSLWMFVQGFWFANSQIKKNKLTTTNAMTCFSACVLLGATLVSSLHQIVALQRGKVALSQIQKQISINNSLEVQKFHAQQLISYVNPSCNIEFKGVSFSYPSRKTDLVLNHINISFQKNCTTFIIGKSGSGKSTLGNLLLKLYDNYEGSIILDGINLAAIDKDWLFSNITYVEQKCTLFNDTIKNNILMGSEDPTTVNNSLLKHSCQLALLENVLLNLPEGLNTIIGTNGISLSGGQQQKVALARAFYRNTPILILDEALSALDIVQRDLIMKAIRNHRAGKTTVILTHDLTQISSEDFVYLLENGEVKEFGLQKNSLKDVNSKLANYWFLQNIKTGQEEAKTPISHQTTVLDPNSSIYLQKNFTSSKISELKECLNDDDDLSATETITVPFYKENEKALSPGYLQKQADRNSILCGPDITGVLPEPFSILGKENNTSVNLKKSKNEKKRKRKTDVESGDVLGRLDPLPMKKVLFIMFSTIKHKKTLAIGLIFAIATGVTNPVFSFCFSKLLTAVVPNQENTNVGTAEYLIKWSLILFTVSFIDGVCTFFEKFLLNYCSEYWIMDLRILAMKKILDQDMLWYSAELNKASEISALLLNDLRDLRILASDFLGIILKLVLLAFIGLTWAIVVGWKLSLVCISLFPMFILFSGVYGSILQKHENNYKSAVSDLENKSYEIITSIKTIRILRLESYFLGQYAQIESKLKKIGRARAWATGFGVSVLATLTIAIQSIIYYYGLKLVITKEYSVEKMFETLTLLLFTIMSSNSLINSIPELSRGQRAATYVFNIIDSPILTERKDANPVRKRQYLIRNKVNGQKLIQVKNLSFSYPQLNCTLSANIYKNLNLTVNFNEKVGIVGDSGCGKSTLLSLFTKLYFVSNNTIFVDGTDINFWDINALRNNIGLVQQTPKFFQGTVRENLLYGLPVKMFNDWEIHESLKATNIYDFVMALPRRLDTEIDTNLMSGGQLQRLAISRSLLHNPVLLLLDECTSALDAFNADKIEQMIKNKIRNKSVLIVTHSKSMMKICDRLLVMKEGVICEEGTFSELMEKKGELYRIFNLDLQ is encoded by the coding sequence ATGGACAAAATCCTAAACtttcaaaaacataaaaccacttcatttttatattcgaaaaatatttacttttttgttgataaaTCCAAAgattggaaaatattacttataatatcattaaCAACTATAATCCAAGGTATTGTACCATGTATAATCAGTATTTTAACTGGTAAATGCTTTGGCCTCCTAGAAAATACAACAAGcatatcattatcatccaatggtaatataaataatcaatTAACTCTAAAACCAATGGCCATACTAGCCACTGGTGCTGCTGCACTACCAATTGCTTGGGTCAATATTGCTAAATGGATGGATTTAGGAGAAAGACAAAGCATTAGGTCAAGAAGAAGATTACTTCTGGGTTATTTAGGTAAACACATGGGATGGTATGACaaggaaataaaattaagtGGTTCATTCACACAAACTAATAGATGCGTAGAAGAATTAAGAAATAGTTCTTCTCAGGCAAGTGCtgttattttccaaaacttTGTCACCATTATTTCTCTAATTCTTACCGCATTTACCTATTCATGGTCAATGACTCTTGTTATTTTGGCTTCATCTCCAGTTATAGCAATTATTGCAAGTAGATGTTCTACAATAATCGAAAAATATACGAAATTGGAAAACAATGAATCTATGAAGGGTGCAAATAAAGTATTATGGTGTGTGGACTCGCAAATAATggttaaattattttctacGCAAATGCTTGAACTTTTAAACTTTAGAAAAATTGCGAGAAATTGCAATAATTATTTCATTAAGTATGCCTTTGCATTTTCACTAAATCAAGGTTGTTTACGATGTTTATCTTTATGGATGTTTGTGCAAGGTTTTTGGTTTGCTAATAgtcaaattaaaaagaataagtTAACTACTACAAACGCTATGACTTGTTTTTCTGCTTGTGTTTTGTTAGGTGCAACTTTAGTAAGTTCTTTACACCAAATTGTGGCATTGCAAAGGGGGAAAGTTGCACTATCTCAAATCCAGAAacaaatatcaataaataacTCTTTGGAAGTGCAAAAGTTTCATGCTCAACAACTAATTTCCTATGTTAATCCATCATGTAATATTGAATTCAAGGGGGTAAGTTTTTCATATCCATCAAGAAAGACAgatttagttttaaatcacattaatatatcatttcaaaaaaattgcacCACATTTATCATTGGTAAATCCGGATCTGGTAAATCTACCTTGGgaaatttgttattaaagttATACGATAATTATGAGGGTTCTATAATCTTAGATGGGATTAATCTCGCTGCCATAGATAAAGATTGgcttttttctaatataaCATATGTCGAACAAAAATGCACCTTATTCAATGAcacaattaaaaacaatattttaatggGTTCTGAAGATCCCACAACTGTGAACAACTCATTGTTAAAGCATTCTTGTCAATTGGCGTTATTGGAAaatgtattattaaatCTTCCGGAGGGCTTAAATACCATAATAGGTACCAATGGCATAAGTCTAAGTGGTGGGCAGCAACAAAAAGTTGCGCTGGCGCGTGCCTTTTATAGAAACACACCAATTTTAATTCTGGATGAGGCTTTAAGCGCCCTGGATATTGTTCAGCGTGATTTAATTATGAAAGCTATTAGGAACCACAGAGCTGGCAAAACAACAGTAATATTAACTCATGATTTAACGCAAATAAGTTCTGAGGATTTTGTCTATCTTCTTGAAAATGGTGAAGTTAAAGAGTTTGGgcttcaaaaaaattcacTAAAAGATGTAAACTCCAAATTAGCCAACTATTGGTTTTTACAAAACATTAAAACTGGACAAGAAGAAGCTAAAACACCAATAAGCCATCAAACCACGGTTTTGGATCCTAATAGCagtatttatttacagAAAAATTTTACTTCATCTAAAATAAGCGAACTGAAAGAATGCTTAaatgacgatgatgatttaTCTGCTACAGAAACTATTACAGTTCCATTCTACAAAGAAAACGAAAAAGCACTATCTCCAGGATATCTTCAAAAACAAGCCGACAGAAATTCTATCCTTTGTGGGCCAGATATTACTGGCGTTTTACCTGAACCATTTTCTATACTTGGtaaggaaaataatactagCGTGAATCtcaaaaaaagtaaaaatgagaaaaaaaggaagcgGAAAACCGATGTTGAAAGTGGCGATGTTTTAGGCAGGTTGGATCCACTGCCTATGAAAAAGGTTCTTTTCATAATGTTTTCGACcataaaacataaaaaaacattagCAATTGGTTTGATTTTTGCAATTGCAACAGGTGTTACTAATCCtgttttttcattttgtttCTCCAAATTATTGACTGCAGTTGTTCCTAACCAAGAGAATACAAATGTCGGGACTGctgaatatttaattaaatggTCCTTGATTCTATTTACAGTTTCATTCATAGACGGTGTTTGTACCTTTTTTGAGAAATTTCTATTAAATTACTGTAGTGAGTATTGGATTATGGATTTAAGGATTCTtgcaatgaaaaaaattttggacCAGGATATGCTTTGGTATTCAGCTGAGCTCAATAAAGCTAGCGAAATTTCTGCATTACTTTTAAACGACTTGAGAGATTTGAGGATTTTAGCCTCTGATTTTTTAGGTATTATTCTAAAATTAGTATTGTTAGCCTTTATTGGTTTGACCTGGGCTATTGTTGTTGGCTGGAAATTAAGTTTGGTTTGCATTTCTTTGTTCCcgatgtttattttattttctggtGTTTATGGTTCAATTTTGCAAAAACatgaaaataattacaaATCTGCTGTTTCtgatttagaaaataaaagttatgAAATTATTACTTCTATTAAAACAATAAGAATTTTACGATTGGAGTCATATTTTTTAGGCCAATATGCTCAAATTgaatcaaaattaaaaaaaataggcCGTGCACGAGCCTGGGCTACTGGTTTCGGTGTTTCCGTTTTAGCCACACTGACAATAGCTATTCAatcaattatatattactaCGGTTTAAAACTGGTCATAACTAAAGAGTATTCAGTGGAGAAAATGTTTGAAACTTTAACACTGCTTTTATTCACTATAATGTCAAGCAattcattaataaatagTATTCCGGAACTTTCGCGAGGCCAACGGGCAGCAACCTAtgtatttaatattattgacaGTCCAATACTTACCGAAAGAAAGGACGCAAATCCTGTTAGGAAAAGACAATATTTAATTCGAAATAAGGTTAACGGTCAAAAATTGATTCAAGTCAAAAATCTTTCATTTAGTTATCCACAGCTTAATTGTACTCTATCTGCTAACATATATAAGAATTTGAATTTGACTGtaaattttaatgaaaaagttGGTATTGTTGGTGACTCTGGCTGCGGTAAAAGTACACTACTAAGcttatttacaaaattatactttgtttctaataataccatATTTGTTGATGGAACTGATATAAACTTTTGGGATATAAATGCTTTACGAAATAATATTGGTTTGGTACAACAAACCcctaaattttttcaaggTACTGTAAGGGAAAATTTGCTCTATGGATTACCAGTCAAAATGTTTAATGATTGGGAGATCCATGAATCTTTAAAAGCCACcaatatatatgattttgTTATGGCTTTGCCAAGGAGATTAGATACAGAAATAGATACCAATTTAATGAGTGGTGGCCAATTACAACGGTTAGCAATCAGTAGATCTTTGTTGCACAATCCTGttttgttactattagATGAGTGTACTTCTGCTTTAGACGCATTCAATGCTGATAAGATCGAACAaatgattaaaaataaaatacgtAATAAATCGGTGCTAATTGTTACACATTCAAAATCCATGATGAAAATTTGTGACAGGCTTTTGGTTATGAAAGAAGGTGTTATTTGCGAGGAGGGAACATTTTCAGAattaatggaaaaaaagggTGAATTGTATagaattttcaatttggatttacaataa
- the OPI3 gene encoding bifunctional phosphatidyl-N-methylethanolamine N-methyltransferase/phosphatidyl-N-dimethylethanolamine N-methyltransferase (similar to Saccharomyces cerevisiae YJR073C | OPI3 | OverProducer of Inositol), with product MSTFSFIPFDAISKTISSNIDFSNSHLKGALFLIAFNPALWNGVARIEYKTKLFSKLTGSPRRACYCLAFIIFTLGLGRDYLFKQGCCIEQVSNEFLSKPIFKILGALTFAAGQTLVLSSMYTLGIDGTYLGDYFGILKDERLTGFPFNVCEHPMYDGSTLSFLGTALFYASPAGVFTAGFVKLVYSIAQIFEGPFTAKIYAKRDAERKQK from the coding sequence ATGTCtactttttcatttatccCATTTGACGCTATTTCCAAAACAATTTCCTCAAATAtagatttttcaaattcacATTTGAAAGGTGCTTTATTCTTGATCGCTTTTAATCCAGCTCTATGGAACGGTGTTGCAAGAATTGAATATAAAACCAAACTTTTCTCTAAATTAACGGGTTCACCCAGAAGGGCTTGTTATTGTTTGGcatttatcattttcacTTTGGGGTTAGGAAGagattatttgtttaaacAAGGCTGTTGCATTGAGCAGGTTTCCAATGAATTTTTAAGTAAacctatttttaaaattttaggTGCTTTAACTTTTGCAGCAGGACAAACTTTAGTATTAAGTTCAATGTATACATTAGGTATTGATGGTACTTATTTAGGTGATTATTTTGGTATTTTGAAGGATGAAAGACTGACTGGTTTCCCATTCAATGTCTGTGAGCATCCAATGTATGATGGTTCTACATTGTCCTTTTTGGGTACTGCCTTATTTTACGCATCTCCTGCAGGTGTTTTTACCGCTGGGTTTGTTAAATTAGTCTACAGTATTGCCCAAATTTTTGAAGGACCATTTACCGCTAAGATTTATGCCAAGAGAGATGCTGAaaggaaacaaaaataa
- a CDS encoding glycoside hydrolase family 125 protein (conserved putative meiotically up-regulated 1_5_7 protein), translating into MIIIRKKYRPIFLALIVFLIYKCYPSNSTYNNDYDNSEQKLSLTKEKLKKQPPHNADNNDLRPLSNGKSGVFTNNKNPMFYQNSVKKCINYMEYSSVKHYLETDDISDPLTLPFQRPPKNCRTFHSDIIEIVIDELKKRFKDPRLSRIFENAFPNTLDTTILFHVTAEENSKLSKKNHNNPRTAYRNMLPESFIVTGDIHAEWLRDSSWQLSVYQPLIKYDSKLLELIRGAINTQSQLLASNPYCNAFHPLPYMKVSKVPGHIDRVRPSPNWAHVFECKYEIDSLAAFLTLTREYYENAPRVDDMEKKFITKDWLRALSQLMLVLNREKTPTFQKDTGNVNNFNYIFQRDTNIGSETRPLAGTGNPAKYDINLIKSAFRPSDDATIFSFFIPGNAHMAVELKKMAAILEKLKDYIHVNDLDNFINVDKTLEAMMVYALNIETGILEHAVFQDPKHGQVLAYEIDGYGSKLMMDDANIPSLLSLPDLGFLNVSDPLYQNTRKMILSRDGNPYYLKGPYFEGIGGPHIGIHNAWPMSLTMAIRTSNDDAEILKYLDLLLSNTAGLGLIHESIQVHKPNGQQYTRPWFAWANSEFAKTILHLAEHKPDLIFKEEYWGKPFVLKDLDQYRIVD; encoded by the coding sequence ATGATAATAATcaggaaaaaatatagaccGATATTTCTGGCCTTAATAGTGTTCCTAATATACAAATGCTACCCGTCAAACTCAACTTATAATAACGATTACGATAATTCTGAACAGAAATTAAGCTTGACTAAggaaaagttgaaaaaacaaCCGCCTCATAATGCAGATAATAATGACTTGAGGCCGTTATCCAATGGTAAATCTGGTGTTTTTactaacaacaaaaatccCATGTTTTATCAAAACAGCGTTAAAAAATGTATTAATTATATGGAGTATTCCTCAGTAAAACACTATTTGGAAACTGATGATATAAGCGACCCATTAACTTTGCCCTTCCAACGGCCTCCCAAAAATTGTAGAACTTTCCATAGTGATATAATAGAAATTGTAAttgatgaattaaaaaagagattTAAAGATCCAAGGTTGTCAagaatttttgaaaacgCCTTTCCTAACACATTGGATACCACAATTTTGTTTCATGTTACCGCCGAGGAGAATTCTAAATTGtccaaaaaaaaccatAATAATCCAAGAACAGCTTACAGAAATATGTTACCCGAATCCTTTATTGTTACTGGTGATATTCATGCTGAGTGGTTACGGGATTCATCGTGGCAACTATCTGTTTATCAGccattaattaaatatgattccaaattattggaattaATTAGAGGTGCCATTAATACACAATCGCAATTGTTGGCAAGTAATCCATATTGCAATGCTTTCCATCCACTACCGTATATGAAAGTTAGTAAAGTGCCTGGCCATATTGATAGAGTCCGCCCCTCTCCAAATTGGGCGCATGTGTTTGAATGTAAATATGAAATCGATTCCTTGGCAGCATTTTTGACATTGACCAGGGAATATTACGAAAATGCACCAAGAGTAGATGACATggagaaaaaatttattactaAGGATTGGTTGAGAGCTTTATCACAACTTATGCTTGTCTTAAATAGAGAAAAGACTCCCACTTTTCAAAAGGATACTGGaaatgttaataattttaattatattttccaaagaGACACTAATATTGGGTCAGAGACCAGGCCCTTGGCAGGAACGGGGAATCCAGCTAAATACGAcattaatttaattaaatccGCCTTTAGACCATCCGATGATGctacaattttttcattttttatacCTGGGAACGCACATATGGCAGTtgagttgaaaaaaatggcCGCTATCTTGGAAAAGTTAAAAGATTATATTCATGTTAATGATCtagataattttattaatgttgATAAAACGCTTGAAGCGATGATGGTATATGCATTGAATATTGAAACTGGTATTTTGGAACACGCAGTTTTTCAAGACCCCAAACATGGGCAAGTTTTAGCCTATGAGATTGATGGATATGGAAGTAAATTAATGATGGATGATGCTAATATACCATCCTTGTTATCCTTACCGGATTTAGGGTTTTTGAATGTAAGTGATCCACTGTACCAAAatacaagaaaaatgatACTTTCAAGAGATGGGAATCCATACTACTTGAAAGGTCCATATTTTGAAGGTATTGGTGGTCCTCATATCGGCATTCACAATGCTTGGCCGATGAGTCTAACAATGGCTATCAGAACTTCAAATGACGATGCGgaaatattgaaatatttggatttattgttatcaaaCACCGCGGGGCTGGGCTTGATCCATGAATCTATACAAGTGCATAAACCAAATGGACAACAATATACTAGGCCGTGGTTTGCTTGGGCAAATTCTGAATTTGCTAAAACAATATTACATTTAGCTGAGCATAAACCAGACttgatttttaaagaagaaTATTGGGGGAAgccttttgttttaaaagatttggaTCAATATAGAATAGTTGATTGA